From the genome of Silurus meridionalis isolate SWU-2019-XX chromosome 20, ASM1480568v1, whole genome shotgun sequence, one region includes:
- the insl3 gene encoding insulin-like 3 (Leydig cell), which produces MNLKWIITLMVLIITENNGISGKEVRVKLCGREFIRMVVTLCGSSRMRRFAPELIPVSISPQETHYISDLFPDLMSLKSSSEDQTIKDFSEKHLNSSSSSSSSSSSSSSSSSFLKITQFSEHSSSRLQRDVGPAGVCCRSGCTKTELVQYC; this is translated from the exons ATGAACCTGAAATGGATCATCACGCTCATGGTTCTGATCATTACTGAGAACAATGGGATTTCAGGGAAAGAGGTGCGAGTAAAACTTTGTGGTCGTGAGTTTATCAGGATGGTTGTAACATTGTGTGGAAGTTCACGAATGAGACGCTTTGCACCTGAGTTGATCCCCGTGTCCATCAGTCCTCAGG aaaCACATTACATCAGTGATCTGTTTCCTGATCTCATGTCACTAAAGAGCAGCAGTGAGGACCAGACCATCAAAGATTTTTCAGAGAAACATCTAaactcttcatcatcttcatcatcatcatcatcatcttcttcttcttcatcatcatttctCAAAATCACACAGTTTTCAGAACATTCCAGTTCAAGGCTTCAGCGTGATGTTGGACCTGCGGGAGTGTGCTGCAGATCCGGGTGTACCAAGACTGAACTGGTCCAATATTGCTGA